From Salmo salar unplaced genomic scaffold, Ssal_v3.1, whole genome shotgun sequence, one genomic window encodes:
- the LOC123739522 gene encoding uncharacterized protein has protein sequence MLTTKRLLQCIHNRDFCVSIDLKDAYFHVPVLPRHRKFLRFAFQGVAYEYTRMPFGYALAPRTFSKCVETALEPLRRQGIRLLAYLDDLLVLATSAELAITHTTQTVIHLTRLGFAVNWKKSAPWPSQQIVYLGLQIDTVTMRARISDSRRAALLLALRKFYPNHMVTAHSVMTLLGLMSSAHSVVPLGLLHMRKTQRWFAQLRLDPVRHRRRWVTVPLSLRADLNYWRDPCVMTQGVAIGRVSSYIPVYTDACLTGWGGTCQARAVGGVWSQSGRHINLLELETVLLVLTHFVSTLRGNDVLVWSDNRTTVAYINRQGGVRSPALHRLAEELWLWAHEHLRSLTAAHIPGCQNIGADLMSRGGPRDDEWRLHPEIVLQIWERFGRAEVDLFASRVNAQCPLWFSLRAQDEPPLGIDAFAHQWPEVLLYAFPPLSCILPLLARVRTGGLSIILIAPDRPGAPWYAEMMQMLIAPSWPIPHRQDAMSQAAGMIEQWPLIGQPLKVWLLRGTG, from the coding sequence ATGCTCACGACAAAACGTCTACTGCAATGTATTCACAACAGAGACTTTTGTGTGAGCATAGATCTAAAGGACGCGTATTTTCATGTGCCGGTACTTCCGCGTCACAGGAAATTTCTGCGTTTCGCCTTTCAAGGGGTGGCGTACGAGTATACGAGAATGCCATTCGGGTACGCTCTGGCACCTCGCACGTTTTCCAAATGTGTAGAGACGGCATTGGAGCCGCTACGCCGTCAGGGGATAAGGCTATTAGCCTACCTAGACGACCTACTGGTCTTGGCCACGTCAGCAGAGCTGGCGAtcacacacacgacacagacaGTGATTCACCTCACACGTCTGGGGTTCGCTGTGAATTGGAAAAAGAGTGCGCCTTGGCCCAGTCAGCAGATTGTCTATCTGGGGTTACAGATAGACACTGTGACTATGAGGGCGCGAATTTCGGATTCTCGACGGGCTGCCCTGTTGCTAGCCCTGAGAAAGTTTTATCCGAATCACATGGTGACGGCGCATTCCGTCATGACACTTTTGGGTCTCATGTCGTCTGCCCACTCCGTGGTTCCGCTGGGACTTTTGCACATGCGCAAAACACAGCGATGGTTTGCTCAACTACGACTGGACCCAGTGAGGCACCGTCGTCGATGGGTGACAGTTCCCCTCTCGCTCAGAGCGGATCTGAACTATTGGAGAGACCCGTGCGTAATGACGCAAGGGGTCGCAATAGGCAGAGTGTCATCCTACATCCCAGTGTACACAGATGCTTGTCTGACTGGATGGGGAGGGACATGTCAGGCTCGGGCAGTCGGAGGTGTGTGGTCCCAATCGGGACGTCACATCAACCTCCTGGAATTGGAAACGGTTCTACTGGTTCTGACCCACTTCGTGTCCACCCTACGGGGGAACGACGTGCTGGTCTGGTCAGACAACAGAACGACAGTAGCCTACATAAATCGCCAAGGGGGAGTCAGATCTCCTGCACTCCACCGATTGGCGGAGGAATTGTGGCTGTGGGCTCACGAGCACCTTCGCTCGTTGACAGCAGCACACATCCCAGGCTGTCAGAATATCGGCGCAGACCTCATGTCTCGAGGGGGTCCCCGAGACGACGAGTGGCGACTGCACCCCGAGATTGTTCTCCAAATATGGGAACGGTTCGGGAGAGCCGAGGTGGACCTGTTCGCATCACGTGTGAACGCGCAGTGTCCCCTATGGTTTTCTCTACGAGCCCAGGACGAACCGCCACTAGGGATAGACGCTTTTGCGCACCAGTGGCCAGAGGTTCTCCTGTACGCATTTCCACCGCTGTCCTGCATTCTCCCACTGCTAGCCCGCGTGAGAACAGGAGGGCTGTCAATCATATTGATAGCCCCCGACCGCCCAGGGGCTCCGTGGTACGCGGAGATGATGCAAATGTTGATTGCGCCGTCATGGCCAATTCCACATCGACAGGACGCAATGTCTCAGGCGGCAGGCATGATAGAGCAATGGCCTCTGATCGGCCAGCCACTGAAGGTCTGGCTCCTGAGAGGGACAGGTTAG